A genome region from Alistipes dispar includes the following:
- a CDS encoding TonB family protein translates to MYYYDPDNKNPRRWAMIAAGAYALLFAVSFAVVSFDFAPAPDKPGDTILVDFTEPPAPEPPRPPVKTADEPRVHDVAAPEERTAQVAGKDEVTQTPNPKALFRMNKGGADEPDNAGNPRAPEGEDKASGSGPGLNPDGLDQLDKGLQGRGLVGSLPKPAYPGNKSGKIVIRVTVDASGKVTGAAFEPKGSTESDAALVAAAVAAARKARFTESRAAVQGGTITYIFRME, encoded by the coding sequence ATGTATTATTACGATCCCGACAATAAGAATCCTCGACGGTGGGCGATGATCGCCGCGGGGGCTTACGCGCTGCTTTTCGCGGTGTCGTTCGCCGTCGTGTCGTTCGACTTCGCGCCGGCGCCGGACAAGCCGGGCGACACGATTCTGGTGGACTTCACCGAACCTCCCGCCCCCGAGCCTCCGCGGCCGCCCGTGAAGACGGCCGACGAGCCGCGCGTGCACGACGTCGCCGCGCCGGAGGAGCGCACGGCGCAGGTCGCCGGCAAGGACGAGGTGACGCAGACGCCCAACCCCAAGGCGCTTTTCAGGATGAACAAGGGCGGTGCGGACGAGCCGGACAATGCCGGCAACCCCCGCGCTCCGGAGGGCGAGGACAAGGCTTCGGGCAGCGGTCCCGGACTGAATCCCGACGGGCTGGACCAGCTCGACAAGGGGCTTCAGGGGCGCGGACTGGTGGGCAGTCTGCCCAAACCGGCCTATCCGGGCAACAAGAGCGGCAAGATCGTGATCCGCGTGACGGTGGACGCCTCGGGCAAGGTCACGGGCGCGGCCTTCGAGCCGAAGGGTTCGACCGAAAGCGACGCCGCGCTGGTCGCGGCCGCCGTCGCCGCGGCGCGCAAGGCCCGCTTCACGGAGAGCCGTGCGGCGGTGCAGGGCGGTACGATCACCTATATTTTCCGCATGGAGTGA
- a CDS encoding amidohydrolase has product MATLFSNATVLPMTSSAEGPHTFTGSVGVAGDRIALVSPDESAAAEFRAAHPGLREIDCRGRLVMPGLVNTHCHAAMTLQRSRADDLPLMRWLHEFIWPFEACQTPDDVALGMELGIVEMLLGGVTSFVDMYYFQHRCVGVVERLGIRAVLGCNYFDSNIDEVLPQIGEAVRLAAGSDRVRIAVAPHSPYTVSPENLVRGRELAERHGLLLMTHVAETRDEVRIVRERYGATPVGHLDRLGVLTPRTIGAHCVHVTDEDIAVLAARGVTVSHNPQSNMKISSGVAPVARMLREGVTVTVATDGPCSNNDLDMWEELRTAAFLQKSATGDPCALPAREALRLATANGARAMGCSEGELGVLREGALADLIVVDLEKPHLQPVNDAVANLVYCGKASDVETVMVGGRIVVENRRIPGVDLPDLYARAAEAVARIRTAK; this is encoded by the coding sequence ATGGCTACGCTTTTTTCGAATGCGACGGTGCTGCCGATGACTTCCTCCGCGGAGGGGCCGCACACCTTCACCGGATCGGTGGGCGTCGCGGGCGACCGCATCGCGCTGGTGTCGCCCGACGAATCGGCCGCGGCGGAGTTCCGCGCGGCGCATCCCGGCCTGCGGGAGATCGACTGCCGGGGGCGGCTGGTCATGCCGGGGCTGGTGAACACCCATTGCCACGCGGCCATGACGTTGCAGCGCAGCCGGGCCGATGACCTTCCGCTGATGCGGTGGCTTCACGAATTCATCTGGCCCTTCGAGGCGTGCCAGACGCCCGACGACGTGGCGCTCGGCATGGAGCTGGGCATCGTCGAGATGCTGCTGGGCGGCGTCACGTCGTTCGTCGATATGTACTATTTCCAGCACCGCTGCGTCGGCGTGGTCGAGCGGCTGGGCATCCGTGCTGTGCTGGGGTGCAACTACTTCGACAGCAACATCGACGAGGTGCTGCCCCAGATCGGGGAGGCCGTGCGGCTGGCCGCCGGCAGCGACCGCGTGCGCATCGCCGTCGCGCCGCACTCCCCCTATACGGTTTCGCCCGAAAACCTCGTGCGGGGCCGCGAGCTGGCCGAACGCCACGGGCTGCTGCTGATGACGCACGTCGCCGAGACACGGGACGAGGTGCGCATCGTGCGCGAACGTTACGGCGCCACGCCGGTCGGCCACCTCGATCGGCTGGGGGTGCTGACTCCCCGTACGATCGGAGCGCACTGCGTCCACGTGACGGACGAGGACATCGCGGTCCTTGCCGCGCGCGGCGTCACGGTGTCGCACAACCCGCAGAGCAACATGAAGATTTCGAGCGGCGTGGCCCCCGTGGCGCGGATGCTGCGCGAAGGGGTAACGGTGACGGTGGCCACGGACGGTCCCTGTTCGAACAACGACCTGGACATGTGGGAGGAGCTGCGCACGGCGGCCTTCCTCCAGAAATCCGCGACAGGCGATCCCTGCGCGCTTCCGGCCCGTGAGGCGCTGCGGCTGGCTACGGCGAACGGGGCCCGGGCGATGGGCTGCTCCGAGGGGGAGCTGGGCGTGCTGCGCGAAGGGGCGCTGGCCGATCTGATCGTGGTCGATCTGGAAAAGCCGCACTTGCAGCCCGTGAACGACGCGGTGGCCAATCTGGTCTATTGCGGCAAGGCGTCGGACGTCGAGACGGTGATGGTCGGCGGCCGGATCGTGGTCGAGAACCGCCGCATCCCGGGGGTGGACCTGCCGGATCTCTATGCACGGGCGGCGGAGGCCGTCGCGCGGATTCGGACGGCGAAGTGA
- the tsaD gene encoding tRNA (adenosine(37)-N6)-threonylcarbamoyltransferase complex transferase subunit TsaD: MDITILGIESSCDDTSAAVLRSNVLLSNVIASQAVHVKYGGVIPELASRAHQQNIVPVVDTALREAGVTADELDAIAFTRGPGLVGSLLVGVSFAKGLSIARNIPMVEVNHLQGHILSHFIDLPDRQLPHPSFPFLCLLVSGGHTQIVRVDSPTRMRIIGTTIDDAAGEAFDKCAKVMGLPYPGGPVIDRLAREGDPKAFRFARPHVEGYDYSFSGLKTSFLYTLRDAVASDPGFVERRKADLCASLQTTIVEILLDKLVRASKETGIRDIAIAGGVSANSGLRDGIAETGRRRGWRTFLPEFKFTTDNAAMIAMAGYYRYKLGEVASLDVSPAARLENM; the protein is encoded by the coding sequence ATGGATATTACAATTCTCGGCATCGAATCCTCGTGCGACGACACCTCGGCGGCCGTGTTGCGCAGCAACGTCCTGCTGTCGAACGTCATCGCCTCGCAGGCCGTGCACGTCAAGTACGGCGGCGTGATCCCCGAGCTGGCCTCGCGGGCCCACCAGCAGAATATCGTCCCCGTGGTGGATACGGCGCTCAGGGAGGCCGGCGTCACGGCCGACGAGCTGGACGCCATCGCCTTCACGCGCGGCCCCGGACTGGTCGGATCGCTGCTCGTGGGCGTGTCGTTCGCCAAGGGGCTGTCGATCGCCCGCAACATCCCGATGGTCGAGGTCAATCACCTGCAGGGACACATCCTCTCGCATTTCATCGACCTGCCGGACCGGCAATTGCCCCACCCGTCATTCCCGTTCCTCTGCCTGCTGGTGAGCGGCGGGCACACGCAGATCGTGCGCGTGGACTCCCCGACCCGAATGCGGATCATCGGCACGACGATCGACGACGCCGCGGGCGAAGCGTTCGACAAGTGCGCCAAGGTGATGGGGCTGCCCTACCCGGGCGGTCCGGTGATCGACCGCCTGGCCCGGGAGGGCGATCCGAAAGCGTTCCGCTTCGCACGGCCCCATGTCGAGGGATACGACTACTCGTTCTCGGGGCTGAAGACCTCGTTCCTCTACACGCTGCGCGACGCCGTGGCCTCCGACCCGGGGTTCGTCGAACGCCGCAAGGCCGACCTCTGCGCCTCGTTGCAGACGACCATCGTCGAAATCCTGCTCGACAAGCTCGTGCGCGCCTCGAAGGAGACGGGCATCCGCGACATCGCCATCGCCGGCGGCGTCTCGGCCAACTCGGGCCTGCGCGACGGCATCGCCGAGACGGGCCGCCGGCGCGGCTGGCGCACGTTCCTGCCCGAATTCAAGTTCACCACCGACAACGCCGCGATGATCGCCATGGCGGGCTACTACCGCTACAAGCTGGGCGAAGTGGCCTCGCTCGACGTTTCGCCCGCCGCCCGGCTGGAGAACATGTAG
- a CDS encoding ExbD/TolR family protein, producing the protein MAIKHGSKVDKSFSASSMTDLMFLLLLFLLIATTLINPNALKLMLPKSSNQLKDKAITTVSIQDSGRGKYRYYVEMQEVGSIDGVERTLRTRLDGQKEPTVSLHCDKTVAVDEVVKVMNVAKDNNYKLILATTPR; encoded by the coding sequence ATGGCAATCAAACACGGTTCGAAAGTCGATAAGTCGTTTTCGGCTTCGTCCATGACCGACCTGATGTTCCTGTTGCTGCTGTTCCTGCTGATCGCCACGACGCTGATCAACCCCAACGCCCTGAAACTGATGCTGCCGAAAAGTTCCAACCAGCTCAAGGACAAGGCGATCACCACCGTCTCGATTCAGGATTCGGGCCGCGGCAAGTACCGCTACTACGTGGAGATGCAGGAGGTCGGCTCGATCGACGGCGTGGAGCGGACGCTCAGGACGCGCCTCGACGGGCAGAAGGAGCCCACCGTGTCGCTCCATTGCGACAAGACCGTCGCGGTGGACGAGGTGGTGAAGGTGATGAACGTGGCCAAGGACAACAACTACAAGCTGATCCTGGCGACGACTCCGAGATAG
- a CDS encoding helix-turn-helix domain-containing protein yields MDKPKNRIKEVLEEKGIKQIWLAEKLGKSFCIVNSYVCNRRQPSLDVLFEIANILHVDPKDLIISK; encoded by the coding sequence ATGGATAAACCAAAGAACCGTATAAAAGAGGTGCTTGAAGAAAAAGGCATCAAGCAGATATGGTTGGCGGAAAAACTCGGAAAGAGTTTTTGTATCGTCAATTCTTATGTCTGCAACAGACGTCAGCCGAGTTTGGATGTGCTGTTCGAGATTGCAAATATCCTACATGTTGATCCGAAAGATTTAATCATCAGTAAATAA
- a CDS encoding MotA/TolQ/ExbB proton channel family protein: protein MMTFLQAAEAVAVSEETRMGLWTLFVKGGWLMWPLLALGGVTIFIFVERFMAIRKASVLDMNFMNRIRDYISDGKISTAVNLCRKTDTPIARMIEKGIERIGRPMGDVQAAIENVANLEVSKLENGLPFLATIAGGAPMIGFLGTVLGMVQTFMDMSAAGGTVDLGLLASGMYVAMVTTVGGLIVGIPAYFGYNYLVARIEKLVFQMEANSIAFMDILNQPVQK from the coding sequence ATGATGACATTTTTGCAGGCTGCCGAAGCGGTGGCCGTAAGTGAGGAGACCCGCATGGGCTTGTGGACGTTGTTCGTGAAGGGCGGCTGGCTGATGTGGCCGCTGCTGGCGCTGGGCGGCGTGACGATCTTTATCTTCGTGGAGCGTTTCATGGCCATCCGCAAGGCGTCGGTGCTGGACATGAACTTCATGAACCGCATCCGCGACTACATTTCCGACGGCAAGATCTCGACGGCCGTCAATCTCTGCCGGAAGACCGACACGCCGATCGCCCGCATGATCGAAAAGGGCATCGAGCGCATCGGGCGGCCGATGGGCGACGTGCAGGCCGCCATCGAGAACGTCGCCAACCTCGAGGTATCGAAGCTCGAGAACGGCCTGCCGTTCCTGGCCACGATCGCCGGCGGCGCGCCGATGATCGGTTTCCTGGGCACGGTGCTCGGCATGGTGCAGACCTTCATGGACATGTCGGCGGCGGGCGGCACGGTGGACCTCGGGCTGCTGGCCAGCGGCATGTACGTGGCGATGGTCACCACGGTGGGCGGTCTGATCGTCGGCATCCCGGCCTACTTCGGCTACAACTACCTCGTGGCGCGTATCGAGAAGCTGGTGTTCCAGATGGAGGCCAACTCGATCGCCTTCATGGATATTCTGAATCAACCCGTTCAAAAATAA
- a CDS encoding DUF1573 domain-containing protein, whose translation MKRVLLILSACLLFAAAEARKPEGAHLALEHPTHDFGDVPRKGGDLVHEFRFTNDGTAPLVILRAMTSCSCLKTSYPKRPVAPGDSGVIRVVYEPHKSEPGVFNKVIQIYSNSADGRDIITVQGNSIDGERSGKAKERRNRTKTEH comes from the coding sequence ATGAAAAGAGTATTGTTGATACTCTCCGCCTGCCTGCTCTTCGCGGCGGCGGAGGCCCGCAAACCCGAAGGCGCGCACCTCGCGCTGGAGCATCCGACCCACGATTTCGGGGACGTGCCGCGCAAGGGCGGCGACCTGGTCCACGAATTCCGTTTCACGAACGACGGCACGGCGCCGCTGGTCATCCTGCGCGCCATGACCAGCTGTTCGTGCCTGAAGACTTCGTATCCGAAGCGGCCCGTGGCGCCGGGCGATTCGGGCGTGATCCGCGTCGTCTATGAGCCGCACAAGAGCGAGCCGGGTGTCTTCAACAAGGTGATCCAGATCTACTCGAACTCCGCGGACGGCCGCGACATCATCACCGTGCAGGGCAACTCGATCGACGGGGAGCGCTCCGGGAAGGCGAAAGAGAGACGGAACAGAACGAAAACGGAACATTGA
- a CDS encoding translocation/assembly module TamB domain-containing protein, with protein sequence MLLIILPVALSLLLDIPAVQNYAVRRAAALVSQRLGTVVRVGRVDIGLFSKVRVEDFYVEDYGRDTLLYVGRLDAYVTGFGLWGGGVELSRGEIADARLHLHQMPDGEMNIKQIVARLSNPGRKRKGEFRLSLKSASIENMELCLDRNEERNPPYGIDFSHLHLTRLDARVDDFTIDGQAVYTTVASLSAREKSGFVLDHLSGRFYLTQGCLGFEQARIVTPGSDIRIPYVSLAGNSWADYRDFLGQVRIDAALRDTEVSTDDVAYFAPRLRDWHLTFSEIDARVAGVVSDFSGEIRRMRIGDSTTLAATASLRGLPDIRKTHFDLEIPDLRTSAAAADDLARRIAGKSLPASLAPVLDRAGDMRLNARFRGLLSSFDMRLGAGTARGDVTCDLRMSPLEKGRSAIRGEVSARDVRLGELTGHGELLGDATLSARIDGVVGRGYADARVEGCVGRFGFNGYVYDSLRLDGRLRNREFDGRITARDPNLDFDFFGLVDLNDSVPRYDFTMHLHHADLARLRINRRDSVSQLSARIVAKAGGRSLDDLNGRIRISDARYRYNDKEIQASNVTVTGENSDAGKFVELRSDFADVTFRSRTSYRTVFEYLRRSARRYLPVLRGGASDEETPGAVAAAPDDFSLLSVDIRNINPVADAVAAGLQIADGTSLRLLFNPASDRLSFKASSEYVERRRMLATRLSVNASNRGDSLTVYASAEDLYAGMLHLPHLSVTGGAKQGRVQLSTGFTDTVRKVSGLIGVRAGVLSEEGDFGRVIGLRILPSHITRGEKTWQIFAHRIRIDTAHVSIDRFFMMNDEQELLIDGVASRSRADSVTLSLRNFDLSTFTQVAERMGYAIEGRTNGAATMKSVLRGAEITADILFDSVRVNDIPAPPLRLASRWDFARNRAGVTVSDRLRRDTLVRGFYAPDRARYYARLTADSLDMALLDPLLSGVISSTAGRASADLVLQGEGRKADLGGEVRVRNLRTTVDYTQVPYTMPEATVTVRNNRFRASGVPVFDAQGNRGRFDLDLDLTHLSNITFDVRVAPQRMLVLNTTEADNDTFYGRVHATGDARITGRKGVVNMDITASTDDDSDFFLPLSGKSNIANADFVVFERPERRDTLDAVARRKLTFERRHRQKQTAAGRMNVALALDVRPNADVELTLAGNTLKARGEGTLNLQIDPRSNIFEIYGDYTLTEGSFQLSLQNIISKRFTIENGSSIQWTGAPMDALLDIDAVYKLKASLQPLLQGTTDNLGGSRSVPVECVIHLGERLSNPSIGFDVRVPGSDPETQTVVANALSTPETVDTQFAYLLLFNSFMAESSSLASSNIGSSVSAATGMEFLSNMVSSWFSSLGYDFRIGYRPRSEQASDEVDFGISKSLINDRLFVEVEGNYLLDNKQAVNGSMSNFMGEAYITYLIDPAGTLKLKAFTQTIDRFDENQGLQETGIGIYFKEDFDNLRDLRQRIRARFTNRERRARRQARRAARAAERAAATSPDDDPRPEECDEPNPAEDGDFYSWLPAGRGGASETPCPPGGTDPAEAPAAFRLPAGAAASPDGGSPGSEAGQRPEADTACREPRRRSADDGRKVAN encoded by the coding sequence TTGTTGCTGATAATCCTTCCCGTGGCGCTTTCGCTGCTGCTCGACATTCCCGCCGTCCAGAACTATGCCGTGCGCCGTGCGGCCGCTCTCGTCTCGCAGCGGCTGGGAACGGTCGTGCGCGTGGGCCGGGTGGACATCGGGCTGTTTTCGAAGGTGCGCGTCGAGGATTTCTACGTCGAGGACTACGGCCGCGACACGCTCCTTTACGTGGGGCGTCTGGATGCCTACGTCACGGGCTTCGGCCTGTGGGGCGGGGGCGTCGAGCTGAGCCGCGGGGAGATCGCCGACGCCAGACTGCATCTGCACCAGATGCCCGACGGCGAAATGAACATCAAACAGATCGTCGCGCGCCTTTCGAATCCCGGCCGGAAACGGAAGGGCGAGTTCCGCCTCTCGCTGAAGAGCGCTTCGATCGAGAACATGGAACTTTGCCTCGACCGGAACGAGGAGCGCAATCCTCCCTACGGAATCGACTTTTCGCACCTGCATCTGACGCGGCTCGACGCCCGGGTGGACGATTTCACCATCGACGGACAGGCCGTCTATACGACCGTCGCCTCGCTGTCGGCGCGCGAGAAGAGCGGCTTCGTGCTGGATCACCTCTCCGGGCGGTTCTATCTCACGCAGGGCTGCCTGGGCTTCGAGCAGGCCCGGATCGTGACGCCCGGGTCGGACATCCGGATTCCCTACGTTTCGCTGGCCGGCAACTCGTGGGCCGACTACCGGGACTTTCTCGGCCAGGTGCGCATCGACGCCGCACTGCGCGATACGGAGGTTTCGACCGACGACGTGGCTTACTTCGCTCCCCGTCTGCGCGACTGGCATTTGACCTTCAGTGAGATAGATGCCCGGGTGGCGGGCGTCGTCTCGGACTTCTCAGGCGAGATCCGCCGGATGCGCATCGGCGACAGCACGACGCTCGCGGCCACGGCTTCGCTGCGGGGGCTTCCCGACATCCGGAAGACGCACTTCGACCTCGAGATTCCCGACCTGCGGACTTCGGCCGCGGCGGCCGACGACCTGGCGCGGCGCATCGCCGGAAAGTCCCTTCCCGCGTCGCTCGCCCCGGTGCTGGACCGGGCGGGCGACATGCGTCTGAACGCCCGTTTCCGGGGACTGCTCTCGTCGTTCGACATGCGGCTGGGGGCCGGGACGGCGCGGGGCGACGTGACCTGCGACCTGCGGATGAGCCCGCTCGAAAAGGGCCGCAGCGCGATCCGGGGCGAGGTCTCGGCGCGCGACGTGCGCCTCGGGGAGCTCACGGGACACGGGGAGCTGCTGGGCGACGCGACCCTGTCGGCCCGGATCGACGGGGTGGTGGGGCGCGGCTATGCCGACGCCCGCGTGGAGGGGTGCGTCGGGCGCTTCGGCTTCAACGGCTATGTCTATGACTCGCTGCGGCTCGACGGGCGCCTGCGCAACCGCGAGTTCGACGGCCGCATCACGGCCCGCGATCCCAACCTCGATTTCGACTTTTTCGGACTGGTGGACCTCAACGATTCGGTTCCGCGTTACGACTTCACGATGCATCTGCACCACGCCGACCTGGCGCGGCTCCGGATCAACCGCCGCGACTCCGTCTCGCAGCTCTCGGCCCGTATCGTGGCCAAGGCCGGCGGGCGGTCGCTCGACGACCTGAACGGGCGCATCCGGATCTCCGACGCCCGCTACCGCTACAACGACAAGGAGATACAGGCCTCGAACGTCACGGTGACGGGCGAGAACTCCGACGCAGGCAAGTTCGTCGAGCTGCGTTCGGATTTCGCCGACGTCACGTTCCGTTCGCGGACCAGCTACCGCACCGTCTTCGAGTACCTGCGCCGCAGCGCGCGCCGCTACCTGCCCGTGCTGCGCGGCGGGGCGTCCGATGAGGAAACTCCGGGAGCCGTGGCCGCCGCGCCCGACGACTTCTCGCTGCTCTCGGTCGATATACGCAATATCAACCCCGTGGCCGATGCCGTGGCCGCGGGATTGCAGATCGCCGACGGCACGTCGCTGCGGCTGCTCTTCAACCCGGCGAGCGACCGGCTCTCGTTCAAGGCGTCGTCCGAATACGTCGAACGCCGCCGGATGCTGGCCACACGCCTCAGTGTCAATGCTTCGAACCGCGGCGATTCGCTCACGGTCTATGCCTCGGCCGAGGACCTCTACGCCGGGATGCTGCACCTGCCGCACCTCTCGGTGACGGGCGGTGCGAAGCAGGGGCGCGTACAGCTTTCGACGGGCTTCACGGACACCGTGCGCAAGGTCTCGGGACTGATCGGCGTCCGCGCGGGCGTTCTGAGCGAGGAGGGCGACTTCGGCCGCGTGATCGGTCTGCGCATCCTTCCGTCGCACATCACGCGGGGGGAGAAAACGTGGCAGATCTTCGCGCACCGGATCCGCATCGACACGGCGCACGTGTCGATCGACCGCTTCTTCATGATGAACGACGAGCAGGAGCTGCTCATCGACGGCGTGGCTTCGCGCAGCCGCGCCGATTCGGTGACCCTCTCTCTGCGCAACTTCGACCTTTCGACCTTCACGCAGGTCGCCGAACGCATGGGCTACGCGATCGAAGGGCGCACGAACGGCGCGGCGACGATGAAATCGGTGCTGCGCGGCGCCGAGATCACGGCCGACATCCTCTTCGACAGCGTGCGGGTCAATGACATTCCGGCGCCGCCGCTGCGTCTCGCTTCGCGCTGGGACTTCGCGCGCAATCGGGCGGGGGTGACCGTCTCCGACCGTCTTCGGCGCGATACGCTCGTGCGGGGGTTCTATGCGCCCGACCGGGCGCGCTATTACGCCCGTCTGACGGCCGACAGCCTCGACATGGCGCTGCTCGACCCGCTGCTCTCGGGGGTGATCTCCTCGACGGCGGGGCGCGCTTCGGCCGATCTGGTGTTGCAGGGCGAGGGACGGAAGGCCGACCTCGGGGGCGAGGTGCGTGTCCGGAACCTCCGCACGACGGTCGATTACACGCAGGTTCCCTATACGATGCCGGAGGCGACGGTGACGGTCCGCAACAACCGCTTCCGGGCCTCCGGCGTTCCGGTTTTCGACGCGCAGGGCAACCGCGGGCGGTTCGATCTGGACCTCGATCTGACGCACTTGTCGAACATCACCTTCGACGTGCGCGTGGCGCCGCAGCGGATGCTCGTGCTCAATACGACCGAGGCCGACAACGACACTTTCTACGGCCGGGTCCACGCCACCGGCGACGCCCGCATCACGGGCCGCAAGGGGGTGGTGAACATGGATATCACGGCCTCGACGGACGACGATTCGGACTTCTTCCTGCCGCTGTCGGGCAAGTCGAACATCGCCAACGCCGATTTCGTGGTTTTCGAGCGGCCCGAGAGGAGGGACACGCTCGACGCCGTGGCGCGCCGCAAGCTGACCTTCGAACGCCGCCACCGCCAGAAACAGACCGCCGCCGGCCGGATGAACGTCGCCCTGGCGCTCGACGTGCGGCCCAATGCGGACGTCGAGCTGACGCTGGCGGGCAATACGCTGAAGGCCCGCGGCGAGGGGACGCTGAACTTGCAGATCGACCCCCGTTCGAACATCTTCGAAATCTACGGCGACTACACGCTGACCGAAGGGAGCTTCCAGCTCTCGCTGCAAAATATCATCAGCAAGCGGTTCACCATCGAGAACGGCTCCTCGATCCAGTGGACCGGAGCGCCGATGGACGCCCTGCTGGACATCGACGCCGTGTACAAGCTCAAGGCGTCGTTGCAGCCGCTTCTGCAAGGCACGACCGACAACCTCGGGGGCAGCCGCTCGGTTCCCGTCGAGTGCGTCATCCACCTCGGGGAGCGGCTTTCGAATCCGAGCATCGGCTTCGACGTCCGCGTGCCCGGGTCCGATCCGGAGACGCAGACGGTCGTGGCCAACGCCCTCTCGACGCCCGAGACGGTCGATACGCAGTTCGCCTACCTGTTGCTGTTCAACAGCTTCATGGCCGAGAGCTCGTCGCTGGCCTCCTCCAATATCGGCAGTTCGGTATCGGCCGCCACGGGCATGGAGTTCCTCTCGAACATGGTCAGCAGTTGGTTCTCGTCGCTCGGCTACGATTTCCGGATCGGCTACCGGCCCAGGTCGGAGCAGGCGAGCGACGAGGTGGACTTCGGCATCTCGAAGAGCCTGATCAACGACCGGCTGTTCGTCGAAGTCGAGGGCAACTACTTGCTCGACAACAAGCAGGCCGTGAACGGCTCCATGTCCAACTTCATGGGCGAAGCCTATATCACCTACCTGATCGACCCGGCGGGGACGCTCAAGCTGAAGGCCTTCACGCAGACCATCGACCGCTTCGACGAGAACCAGGGCCTCCAGGAGACCGGCATCGGTATCTATTTCAAGGAGGATTTCGACAATCTGCGCGACCTGCGGCAGCGTATCCGGGCGCGTTTCACGAACAGGGAGCGCCGGGCCCGGCGGCAGGCCCGGCGGGCGGCGCGCGCCGCCGAACGGGCCGCTGCGACGTCTCCGGACGATGATCCGCGGCCCGAAGAGTGCGACGAACCGAATCCCGCGGAGGACGGGGATTTTTATTCGTGGCTGCCGGCGGGGCGGGGCGGCGCTTCGGAGACGCCCTGTCCGCCGGGAGGAACGGACCCGGCGGAGGCGCCTGCCGCATTCCGCCTTCCCGCAGGGGCGGCGGCCTCGCCGGACGGCGGTTCTCCGGGATCGGAGGCGGGGCAGCGGCCGGAGGCGGATACGGCCTGCCGGGAGCCGCGGCGGCGGAGCGCGGACGACGGACGAAAGGTTGCAAACTAA